Proteins encoded together in one Solanum lycopersicum chromosome 7, SLM_r2.1 window:
- the LOC101265145 gene encoding probable phospholipase A2 homolog 1 isoform X2, which produces MGRLIIHPNYITLLLHCGIHQQFSAIGIRYGKYCGVGWSGCPGEKPCDDLDACCKIHDECVEKNGMTNVICHEKFKRCIKKVQKSGKAGFTRDCPYDVAVPTMVQGMDMAILFSQLGNSKLEL; this is translated from the exons ATGGGTCGCCTCATCATTCATCCTAACTATATTACTCTTCTTCTCCATTGCGGAATCCACCAACAATTCTCAG CAATTGGAATCAGATACGGGAAATATTGCGGAGTAGGGTGGAGTGGTTGTCCAGGGGAGAAACCTTGTGATGATCTAGACGCTTGCTGTAAGATTCACGACGAATGTGTAGAGAAAAATG GTATGACCAATGTTATATGTCATGAGAAGTTCAAGAGATGCATAAAGAAAGTGCAGAAGTCCGGGAAGGCCGGGTTTACTAGAGATTGCCCCTATGATGTAGCTGTTCCAACGATGGTACAGGGTATGGACATGGCTATTTTGTTTAGCCAACTTGGAAACTCGAAGCTTGAACTTTGA
- the LOC101265145 gene encoding probable phospholipase A2 homolog 1 isoform X1 has product MLHGDKSPMGKWVASSFILTILLFFSIAESTNNSQVRCSKTCVAENCNSIGIRYGKYCGVGWSGCPGEKPCDDLDACCKIHDECVEKNGMTNVICHEKFKRCIKKVQKSGKAGFTRDCPYDVAVPTMVQGMDMAILFSQLGNSKLEL; this is encoded by the exons ATGCTGCACGGCGACAAATCTCCCATGGGGAAATGGGTCGCCTCATCATTCATCCTAACTATATTACTCTTCTTCTCCATTGCGGAATCCACCAACAATTCTCAG GTTCGATGTAGCAAAACATGTGTAGCAGAGAACTGTAATT CAATTGGAATCAGATACGGGAAATATTGCGGAGTAGGGTGGAGTGGTTGTCCAGGGGAGAAACCTTGTGATGATCTAGACGCTTGCTGTAAGATTCACGACGAATGTGTAGAGAAAAATG GTATGACCAATGTTATATGTCATGAGAAGTTCAAGAGATGCATAAAGAAAGTGCAGAAGTCCGGGAAGGCCGGGTTTACTAGAGATTGCCCCTATGATGTAGCTGTTCCAACGATGGTACAGGGTATGGACATGGCTATTTTGTTTAGCCAACTTGGAAACTCGAAGCTTGAACTTTGA